One part of the Methanobacterium petrolearium genome encodes these proteins:
- a CDS encoding NifB/NifX family molybdenum-iron cluster-binding protein yields the protein MVLICIPSLDQGGLKSKISQHLGKTPYFVLIKYENDKIENIQILESMAKHVGGNMTPGEFIAGSGANKLLCGNLGPKAIQMLQAAGIEVYTGASGTVIEALHDWEEGKLKLASMDSACADGHI from the coding sequence ATGGTATTAATATGTATTCCAAGTCTGGATCAGGGAGGTTTGAAAAGTAAAATATCCCAACACCTGGGAAAAACCCCCTACTTTGTTTTAATAAAATATGAAAATGACAAAATCGAAAATATTCAGATCTTAGAAAGTATGGCCAAACACGTTGGCGGTAACATGACTCCCGGTGAATTCATTGCTGGTTCAGGGGCTAATAAGCTTTTATGTGGTAATTTAGGGCCCAAAGCTATCCAAATGCTCCAAGCTGCTGGAATTGAGGTTTATACTGGGGCATCAGGAACAGTAATTGAAGCTTTACATGATTGGGAAGAAGGAAAACTAAAACTAGCTAGCATGGACTCTGCCTGTGCAGATGGCCACATTTAA
- a CDS encoding NifB/NifX family molybdenum-iron cluster-binding protein — MKVAIAANGGSLDSQASPVFGRCSHLIVVDLVDGDFKDVKIIPNPVTTEGGVGIKTARMVGNEGAEAIISGSVGPNAFEVLTQLSIKTYQMVPGTVEENLTLLSQGKLQTLDPSARGRRGGMGGRGGGRR, encoded by the coding sequence ATGAAAGTAGCGATAGCTGCTAACGGTGGAAGCCTGGATTCCCAGGCCAGCCCTGTATTTGGAAGATGTTCTCATTTAATTGTGGTTGATTTGGTGGATGGGGATTTTAAAGATGTTAAGATAATACCCAACCCTGTTACAACTGAGGGGGGAGTGGGTATAAAAACTGCCAGAATGGTGGGAAATGAAGGGGCAGAGGCTATTATATCAGGATCTGTTGGTCCTAACGCCTTTGAAGTTTTAACACAACTGAGTATAAAAACTTACCAAATGGTACCAGGGACAGTTGAAGAAAATTTAACCCTCCTATCCCAGGGAAAGCTGCAAACTTTGGATCCATCTGCCAGAGGACGCAGAGGTGGTATGGGGGGAAGAGGTGGAGGAAGAAGGTAG
- a CDS encoding Mrp/NBP35 family ATP-binding protein, whose amino-acid sequence MKAEEETISEEEQKKLIMQQDIAIIKRMNDINHKIAVMSGKGGVGKSTIAVNLAVAFALKGYHTGLMDVDLHGPDVPHMLGVENAILQQSPLGILPLNVMENLDILSIEFMLPSKGSPIIWRGPKKTGAIRQFLSDVSWGKLDMLIVDNPPGTGDEPLTVLQSISPLDGVVMVTTPQEVAGEDVRKCVNMVKGLKIPVLGIIENMSGFTCPHCKKEINIFGKGEGKELSEELEIPYLGSLPLETQVREKSDQGKPFILSDQESEISKKFMEIVSKIENTISNKRGD is encoded by the coding sequence TTGAAAGCAGAAGAAGAAACAATTTCGGAAGAAGAACAGAAAAAACTTATAATGCAACAGGATATAGCCATAATAAAACGAATGAACGATATTAACCACAAAATTGCTGTAATGAGCGGTAAAGGAGGGGTAGGAAAGTCAACCATAGCTGTTAACTTGGCAGTGGCCTTTGCTTTAAAGGGATACCATACTGGTTTAATGGATGTGGATCTCCACGGTCCAGATGTTCCACATATGTTAGGTGTTGAAAACGCGATTTTGCAGCAGTCACCCCTGGGTATATTGCCACTTAACGTAATGGAGAACTTGGATATTTTATCAATAGAGTTCATGTTACCATCCAAAGGATCGCCCATCATTTGGAGGGGTCCTAAAAAGACCGGTGCAATAAGACAGTTTTTATCTGATGTTTCATGGGGCAAACTCGATATGTTGATCGTTGATAATCCACCAGGAACTGGAGATGAACCTTTAACAGTTTTACAATCCATCAGTCCCCTGGATGGAGTGGTGATGGTTACCACTCCTCAGGAAGTTGCTGGTGAAGACGTTAGAAAATGTGTTAACATGGTTAAAGGGCTGAAAATCCCGGTTTTAGGTATCATAGAGAACATGTCTGGTTTCACCTGCCCTCACTGCAAAAAAGAAATTAATATTTTTGGAAAAGGTGAAGGAAAGGAACTTTCAGAAGAATTGGAGATACCTTACCTAGGAAGCCTACCCCTGGAAACGCAGGTTAGAGAAAAATCTGACCAGGGAAAACCATTCATTCTCTCTGATCAAGAGTCTGAAATATCTAAGAAGTTCATGGAAATAGTTTCCAAGATTGAAAACACGATTTCTAATAAAAGAGGTGATTAG